The Bdellovibrio bacteriovorus W nucleotide sequence AATTCTAAAGCCATTAATGTTACCAGTGCCGGGTTCGCGATTAGGAACGGCGCGGGCCTGCATAAGAATGCTTGAAAGGTCATTGGTGTATTTTAAGAGGTCCGATTTTTTGATCGCAAACGTGTTGTCGCCTGTTTTTTGAACTTCTTGGCCATTGTCCACTGCAGCTGGCCGTGATGAGCCAAACGCTAAGCGACCCCCATCTTTTTTCATCTCAATAAACTCAAGACGACCCGAGTTGAGATTGCGGAAAGTCACTTTTTGACGTTCAATTTTAATAATATTCGCCATGGACTCAATGTCTTTACCAACGCTGTAAGAGATCACTTGGTTTTTGCCGCGAACTTCAATCGCCGCCAAGGATTTATCGGGATTAGAGTGCACCAATGTACCAATTAAAGTGAGTGGAAGTTGTGATGGCACAGGCGCATCTTCTTGTTGAGTTTGGGTGCCTTTTGATTCATCGACAAGAGCATCGGGCATTTGCCCCGTGAACGAGAACATATTTCTAGAAGCAATTCCGCTGTAAGAACTTTTACTAGCTTGAGTGGAGATGTTTCTTTGTTTCGGTTGAGCAGGGGGAGCTGTTTGCGGCAACATGCGATCGCGGTACGCCAAGATAGAAAGATCAGCAATGCAATAACCTATAAATACAAAGAGAATATAGGAATACCATTTCTCAAATGGTGGGCGCTGATTTTTTCGGTTGCGTAAAATCACAGTTGTACAATCCTTGTCTTTTAAGCGGCAATTTTTGCCGAGTGACACCATCTAGGCTCATGTCCATGTTAGCAAATAGAAGAACTTGGCTGCACTAAAAAATGGAAGCTAGACCATGGTCGTATGTTAACTTTTTGCTCAACATTTGGCTCCAACTTAGGTCAAGATATAAGTATGAGAATTCTCTACTTCACGGATGGAGCAGGAATCGATCTTCTAGGTATCAGGGAATCCGTTCTCAGAATACCTGAAGTACTCACCTCACTACGAGCAGGCCAGGAACAGGTTCGCTATGTGGATTTAATGCAGGTGATGACGATAACAGATGAAGAGTTTCGACTGATCCCATCTGCGCTAAAAAGTCTAATCATCAATCTAGTTCAGCGTGGTCTGCACCAACGCTGGGTTAACCGTGATCATCAGTCAGATCTGATTCTTCGACGTATCAACCATCGCTCGGTGGAAGAGGTGAAGTGTCAGCTCCTTCAGTTCGTGCGCGCGCGAGCAGAGTTGTTCTC carries:
- a CDS encoding general secretion pathway protein C (COG3031 Type II secretory pathway, component PulC), with translation MVSLGKNCRLKDKDCTTVILRNRKNQRPPFEKWYSYILFVFIGYCIADLSILAYRDRMLPQTAPPAQPKQRNISTQASKSSYSGIASRNMFSFTGQMPDALVDESKGTQTQQEDAPVPSQLPLTLIGTLVHSNPDKSLAAIEVRGKNQVISYSVGKDIESMANIIKIERQKVTFRNLNSGRLEFIEMKKDGGRLAFGSSRPAAVDNGQEVQKTGDNTFAIKKSDLLKYTNDLSSILMQARAVPNREPGTGNINGFRILDMQPGSIYEQLGLQRMDVIKSVDGTPVDSPAKAMELYNALKNSPRVSLQVERNGKTETMTYNIQ